Within the Agromyces atrinae genome, the region CGTCGACGAGATCGACGCCGTCGGTCGCCACCGCGGTGCCGGCATGGGCGGCGGTCACGACGAGCGCGAGCAGACGCTCAACCAGCTCCTCGTCGAGATGGACGGCTTCGACCCCAAGACGAACGTCATCATGATCGCGGCGACCAACCGCCCCGACATCCTCGACCCCGCGCTCCTTCGCCCGGGCCGCTTCGACCGTCAGATCGGTGTCGACGCCCCCGACCTCAAGGGCCGCCAGAAGATCCTGCAGGTGCACGGCAAGGGCAAGCCGCTCGCCGCCGGCGTCGACCTCGAAGTCGTCGCACGGAAGACCCCGGGCTTCACCGGTGCCGACCTCGCGAACGTGCTGAACGAGGCCGCGCTCCTCACGGCTCGCTCGAACGCCCAACTCATCGACAACCGCGCCCTCGACGAGGCGATCGACCGCGTCATGGCCGGACCGCAGCGCCGCACGCGTGTGATGCGAGACCGCGAGAAGCTCATCACCGCTTACCACGAGGGTGGACACGCCCTCGCCGCGGCGTCGATGAACTACACCGACCCGGTCACGAAGATCACGATTCTTCCGCGCGGCCGTGCCCTCGGCTACACGATGGTCATGCCCCTCGAAGACAAGTACTCGGTCACGCGCAACGAACTCCTCGATCAGCTCACCTACGCCATGGGTGGCCGCGTCGCGGAAGAGATCATCTTCCACGACCCGTCGACCGGAGCCTCGAACGACATCGAGAAGGCGACCTCGATCGCCCGCCGCATGGTCACCGAGTACGGCATGAGTGCGAACGTCGGTGCCGTCAAGCTCGGTCAGGCGCAGGGCGAGGTCTTCCTCGGCCGCGACATGGGCCACCAGCGCGACTACTCGGAGCGGATCGCGGAGCGGGTCGATGCCGAAGTGCGCGCTCTCATCGAGAAGGCGCACGACGAAGCGTGGGAGGTCTTGAACAACAACCGCGACATCCTCGACAAACTCGCCGCCGCGTTGCTCGAACAAGAGACGCTCGATCACAACCAGATCGCCGAGATCTTCACCGATGTGAAGAAGCTCCCCGAGCGCCCGGTCTGGCTCTCGAGCGACAATCGCCCGGTCTCTGACCTCCCTCCCATCGACTTCCCGCACGAGAAGATGCCGATCGATGAAGGCGCCGTCGATGGCGGCGTCGACTCCGAGCCCCTTCCCGAGACGGAACAGAGCACTCCCACGTGGGGCACATCACGACCGGCGACGGCCTGAGCGCGATGCCTCCCGTCGACCGGGCGCGCGTCGAGGCCGCCGTTCACGAGCTCCTGCTCGCGATCGGTGAGGACCCGACGCGGCCCGGCATCGAGCGCACTCCGCAGCGGGTCGCCGAGTCGTACGTCGAGTTCTTCCACGGTGTGAGCGAAGATCCGCTCGTCCACCTCGCCGACTGCGTGCCGCTGGGCGCGGCGGATGACGGTGGCGAGACGACATCCGACGCCGTGATCGTGCGCGATCTCGCGTTCCGGTCGATGTGCGAGCACCACTTGCTTCCGTTCACCGGCGTCGCTCACGTCGCGTACCTGCCTCACGAGCGCGTCATCGGTCTCGGGCGCATCCCGCTCGTGATCGACACGCTCGCGGCGCGCCCTCAGCTGCAGGAGCGACTCGCGGAGGAGATCGCCGACGCGCTCGACGCCGGCCTCGAACCGCGTGGCGTGCTCGTCGTGCTCGATGCGGCGCAGCAGTGCGTCTCGACGCGGGGGCCGCGTCAGGTCGCCAGCTCGACCGTGACGATCGCGAGCCGTGGCGAGCTGACGGAGCCCGCGGCCCGCAGCGAGATCATGGCCTTGATCGGCGCGCGCCGTGACTGACTCCCTCGACCTGTCGGGTGCCGCGCGGCCGCTCATCATGGGCGTGCTGAACGTCACGCCCGACTCGTTCAGTGACGGCGGTCGCTGGCTCGAGCACACCGCAGCGATCGAGCACGGCCTCGCGCTCGTCGCCGACGGTGCCGACATCGTCGACGTGGGAGGCGAGTCGACGCGACCCGGTGCCGAGCGCGTGAGCACCGACGAAGAGCTGCGACGCGTCGTTCCCGTCATCCGTGAACTGTCCGCCGCCGGCATCCGCGTCAGCATCGATACCATGCACGCCGCGACGGCGGCGGCCGCGGTCGACGCGGGGGCGGAGATCGTCAACGACGTCTCGGCCGGTCTCGCCGACGCCGAGATGGCGCCGATCGTCGCGGCGACGGGCGCGCTCTACGTCGCGATGCACTGGCGCGGTCACTCCGACCGCATGGACGACCTCGCCCACTACGACGACGTCGTCGCCGAGGTGCGCGACGAGCTCGCCGTGCGGGTCGGCGCATTGACGGATGCCGGTGTCGACGCCGCGCGGATCGTGCTCGATCCCGGGCTGGGCTTCTCGAAGCGCGCCGAGCACAACTGGGCGTTGCTCGGCGGACTCGACCGGCTCATCGACCTCGGGTTCCCCGTCCTCGTCGGTGCGTCGCGCAAGCGATTCCTCGGCGCCGTCGTCGCTCCTGACGCCGACGTCGAAGCCCGCGACCTCCCGACGGCCGTCGTGAGCGCGTTGAGCGCGCTCTCCGGCGCGTGGGCGGTGCGCGTGCACGACGTGCGTTCGACGCGCACTGCACTCGATGTCGCCCGGGCATGGCAGAGTGGTGGGCGTGACGACCGCGCCTGACAGCATCATCCTGACCGGCCTGCGGGTCCGGGCGAATCACGGGGTCTTCGACTTCGAACGCGCCGACGGGCAAGACTTCCTCATCGACGTCGTCGCCCGACTCGACCTCGCCGGAGCCGCGGGAACCGACGACCTTGGCGACACCGTGCACTACGGCGAACTCGCGATCGCCGTGCACGACGCCGTCGAGCGCGACCCGGTCGACCTCATCGAGACGGTCGCCGAGCGCGTCGCGGCAACGGTGCTCGCATTCCGCGCGGTCGACGAGGTCGAGGTCACGGTTCACAAGCCGCAGGCGCCCATCCCCGTTCCCTTCACCGACGTCGCCGTGCGCATCGTGCGGGGCAGGGGCTGAGCATGGCGCTCTTCCGTTCGAGCCGCGAGGCCGGCGAACACGTCATCGTCGCTCTGGGCTCCAACCAGGGCGACCGCGAGGGCACGCTCGGCCGGGCCATCGCCGACATCGATGCGCTGCGCGAACTGCGCGTGAGGGCGATCTCGCCGTACTACGAGACCCCGGCCATCAAGATCGACGGTGTCGACCGCGAGGCGCCGCGCTACCTCAACGCCGTCATCGCCGCGCAGACGACGCTCTCTCCTCACGCTCTGCTCGACGCGCTCAACACGATCGAACGCGGTCACGGCCGCGTGCGCGACGAGGTGTGGGGCGATCGCACCCTCGATCTCGACATCATCGTCTACGGCTCGCTCGAGATGCGCGACGAGACGCTCACGATCCCGCACCCGCGTGCCTGGGAGCGCGCGTTCGTGCTGCAGCCGTGGCTCGACATCGAGCCGGGTGCGGTGCTGCCCGGCTATGGGCCGATCTCCGCCGTGCGAGCCCTCGCGACCGACGAGGTGCGCCTCTACGTCGACGACGAGTCCGACGGAGACGAGCCGTGAGCCGCACCCGCGCGACGTCGCTCATCGCCATCGGTGTCGTCGGCCTCGTGGCATCCTTCCTCATCGAGCTCGCCCTCGTCTCCGTCGGCCGGTCGACGATCGTGCCGCCGATCTCGCTCCCGATCACCCTCATCGGCGTCGCCGTGGTCGTCGTCGCCGTGGCCTGGCCCGTGCGCAAGGCCGTCAAGGGCCGGGGCCGTGTCGACCCCTTCCGGGCGATTCGCATCGCGGCCCTCGCGAAGGCCTGCAGCCTGAGTGGCGCGATCGTCGTGGGCTTCGGCGCCGGCGTGGCCGCCTTCCTGCTCACCCGCAGCGTCATCGGCGGCGCCGAGCCGATCCTGCTCTCGATCGCGACGTTCATCGGCGCCGGCATCCTGCTCGCCGGGGGCCTCATCGCCGAACGATTCTGCACTCTCCCGCCCGACGACGACGCCCCCAACCCCGAGGAAGCCCGTGCCTGAACGTTTCGAGATCGACGCTCCCGAATGGAAGCGCGTGTCGCCGAAGTACATCTTCGTCGAGGTCGTCGGTTCCATCATCTTCACGATCCTCCTCATCGCCGGGCTCGTCATCGCCGCGCTGCTGTGGCAGTGGGTGTGGGCTCCGTGGGCCGCGGGCGCCGTCGCCGTCATCGCGATCGTGACGATCGCCCTCGAGCCCCGGCGGGTGCGCTCGATCGGGTACGTGCTGCGCGATGACGATCTGCTCTTCCGCCGCGGCATCATGTTCCAGCGTTTCGTCGCCGTGCCCTACGGCCGCATGCAGCTCGTCGACATCACTCGCGGTCCGCTCGCCCGCATGCTCGGCCTCGCCGACCTCAAGTTCGTGACGGCGGCGGCGACGACGGGCGTCACCCTGCCCGGTCTGCCCCTGGCCGACGCCGAGGGGCTCCGCGACCGACTCGTCGAACTCGCGGAGTCGCGACGGGCGGGTCTGTGACCGACTCCGCGCCCGAGGCCCCTCGCCCGCTCGGACCGACGGCGACCGGTCTCGCCGACGGCGAGTGGCACCGCCTGCACCCCGCGACGCCGCTCCTCCGCGGCGGCATCTTCGTGCTCGCCATCCTCGGCTTCGCGATCGCGAACATGCGCGAACGGCTCGTCGAGATCTTCTTCGGCGGACTCGCGCCCGACCTCCCCGGGTACGACGGGGACGGCTCCGAATGGGCGAACGACCCCGTCAACGGTCTCGTCGAGAGTGGAACCCTCGGATGGGCGATCCTCGCGGTCATGGGCATTCTCATCGTGCTGCTCGTGGGCTTCTGGCTCTCGTGGCGCATGCACACGTTCCGCATCACGGGCGAATCGGTCGAGGTGCGCAGCGGCATCGTGTTCCGCTCGCACCGCAGCGCCCGGCTCGACCGCATCCAGGGCATCAACATCTCGCGGCCGCTGCTTCCGCGCATCCTCGGCACCGCGCGCCTCGAGGTCGCGGTCGCCGGTCAGTCGGGCAATGTGCAGCTCGCCTACCTGTCGGGCAAGCTCGCCGATGGCCTCCGAGCTGACATCCTGCGCCTCGCGTCCGGTGCGCGGAGTGGGCCGCGTGCGGCCGTGACGGATGACGCGCGCCCGGTGTTCGCCGACTATCCGCCGCCCGCGGGTGCGCCGGTGCTTGATCAGCCGGCTCCCGTAGCCCCGGCGGCGAACGGTTCACGCGCTGCCGAGTTCGCGCGCGACCGGGTCGGCGAGTTTCTCGCCCCCGAGCTCGACCCGAGCCTCGCGACCCCCGAATCGGTCGTGCACATCCCTCCGGGTCGCGTGGTCGGATCGACTCTGCTCTCGGGCGCGACGATCGCGCTGCTCATCGTCATCGGCGCCTTCATCTGGGGTCTCAGCACCGGGCGGGGCTGGGTCTTCTTCGGCTTCATCCCCGCGCTCATCGGTTTCGGAAGCTACTACTGGTCGCGCGTGACGAAGTCGCTGCGCTTCACCATCGCCGGCACCCCCGACGGTGTGCGCATCGGTCATGGACTGCTCTCAACCTCGAACGACACGATTCCGCCGGGGCGCATCCACGCGATCCAGGTGCAGCAGTCGATCGTCTGGCGACCGTTCGGGTGGTGGATGATCCGCATCACGACCGCCGGGCAGTCGATCGCCGAGGCATCGGGCTCGCAGAGCCGTTCGATCGTGTTGCCCGTGGGAACGCGAGCCGACGTGACGAAGGTGCTCTCGCTCATCCTCCCGTCGGCCGATCTCGAGCGGCTGAGCGAGATCGTCGCGAGCGGTATGTTCTCGCGCGGCTCCGACGACGTCTACTCGACGCCCCCGCGCCGGGCGGCGTGGCTCGCGCCGTTCTCGTGGCGTCGCACGGGGTACACGATCGCCGACGGCGTCGTGTTCCTCCGCCGCGGAGTCGTGCAGCGCGACCTCATCCTCGTCTCGCTCGCGCGCGTGCAGAGCGCGGCGATCCACCAGGGTCCGATCCGCCGGGCGCTCGGGCTCGCACATGCCCGTGTGCACACCGTCGCGGGCCCCGTCATCGCGACGCTTCCGGTCATCGAGATCGGCGATGCTCGACGCTTCTTCGACGACGTCGCGACCGGTGCCGTCGAGTGGGCGCTGCGCGACACGTCGAGTTCGTGGGGTGCCGAGCCCGAGCTCGAGCCGGAGGCCTCCGCCGAACAAGTGGCGGCGGTCGGTGATGCTGAGCCGGTAAGCGATGCTGAGCCGGGCGGCGACGTTGAGCCGGCCGGCGACGCTGAGCCAGCCGGCGACGCCGAGCCAGCCGCTGACGCCGAGCCCATCGGACCCACCGCCCCGGCGCCGGAGGAGACGACCGATGGGCGTTGAGCAACGCGCCGGTCGCCTCGGTGTCGGCACGATCGGCGCGGGCCGCGTCGGTCCGGTGCTCGCGGCCGCGCTCGGCGGTGCGGGCCACGCGCTGACCGGTATCTCCGCGGTGTCGGCCGAGAGCCGCGAACGCGCCGAGGTCATCCTGCCCGGAGTGCCCGTGCTTCCCGTCACCGACATCGTCGAGCGCAGCGAACTCGTGCTGCTCGCCGTTCCCGACGACGAACTCGCCGCACTCGTGGCGGGCCTCGCCGCGGCCGGAGCCTGGCAGCCCGGTCAGCTCGTGCTCCACACGAGTGCGCGTTTCGGAGTCGACGTTCTCGCTCCGGCGCGTGCCCAGGGCGTCATCCCTCTCGCCGCTCATCCGGCGATGGTCTTCTCGGGCACGACCCTCGACCTCGCCCGGCTTGCGGGAACCTGGTTCGCCGTGACCGCCCCGGCTCCCGTGCTGCCGATCGCTCAGGCGCTCGTCGTCGAGATGGGCGGCGAGCCGCACGTCGTCGACGAATCCGATCGCGCGGCCTACGCCGAGGCGGTCGATACGGCCGTCTCGTTCTCGACGGCGATCGTCGATCAGGCGACCGGGCTCCTCTCGTCGATCAGGGTCGAGCGACCCGGGCGCGTGCTCGCTCCGCTCGTGCGTTCGGCGGTCGAGGCCGCGCTCGCCCGCACCGGCGCGAGTACGATCGATCCGGCCCTGAACGGCGCCGATTCCGACTTCCCGTTCCCCGATGCGGAGCTCCCATGACGACCGATGCCCCCGAGGTCGTCGGCGAGATCGCGGCTCTGCGTGAGCGCCTCGGCGCCGCACGTGCGGCGGGTGCCCGGATCGCCCTCGTGCCGACGATGGGTGCGCTGCACGACGGTCACCTCGCGCTCGTCGACCGGGCGCGTGAGCTCGCCGACGTCGTCGTCGTGTCGATCTTCGTCAACCCCCTGCAGTTCGGCGCCGGCGAAGATCTCGACCGCTACCCGCGCACCCTCGACGCCGATGTCGCCGCGCTCGCGAGCCGCGGCGTCGACCTCGTCTTCGCGCCGACCGCGCGCGAGATGTACCCGCGCGGCGACGTCTCCACGCGCATCACGGCCGGACCCGTCGGCGACCGCTACGAGGGGTCGTCGCGCCCGGGTCACTTCGACGGCATGCTCACGGTCGTCGCGAAGCTCCTGCACATCGCGATGCCCGATGTGGCGCTCTTCGGCCGGAAGGACGCCCAGCAGGTCTTCCTCGTCGAGCGGATGGTCGCCGACCTCGACGTGCCCACGGTGATCGAGGTCGTCGAGACGGTGCGCGAAGACGACGGCCTCGCGCTCTCGAGTCGCAATCGGTTCCTCGACGAACCGCATCGCCGCGCGGCGCTCGCGCTCTCGGAAGCGCTCCGTGCGGCATCCGATGCGGCTGCGGAAGGCCTCGCGGAGGCTCTCGCCGAGGCCGCCGCGGCGTTCGGCGACCACGACGACGCCGAGCTCGACTATTTCGTCATCGTCGACCCCGCGACGCTGTTGCCCGTCGCCGACGACTTCCGCGGAGAGGCCCTCGCCCTCGTCGCCGCCCGCGTCGGCGGCACGCGCCTCATCGACAACGCCCCCCTCACCCTCTGACGCCCCACCCTCTTCCCGTCTCGGCGTCACGAATGTGCTGCTCGCGCGCGCTGAACAGCACATTCGTGACGCCGAAACAGCTCTCGCGGGGGTGTTTCGGCGTCACGACACGCTGGTCATGCGCGCGAACACCAGCGTGTCGTGACGCCGAGACGTCTGCGCGGGGTGGGTGAGAGCGGTGCGCGAGGGGATGCCGCGGTGCGAAGTAGGCTGGTGGGCGCCCGCCCCGTCGAGAGAGAGTCCTGGTCGTGACCGAAGCTACGTCGTCCGAGAACACCGAACTGACGGCTGAGGAAGTCTCCGAGCAGAAGGCCGTGCGTCTCGCCAAGCGGGAACGCCTCATCGCGGCATCCACCGACCTCGGCGGAGGCGCGTACCCCGTCAGCGTTCCCGTCACCGACACGATCCCGGCCGTGCGTGCGCGCCACGAGGGTCTCGAGGCCGATGTCGCGACGGGCGAGCTCGTCGGAATCGCCGGCCGCGTCGTCTACTCACGCAACACGGGCAAGCTCTGCTTCGCGACGCTGCAGTCGGGCGACGGCAGCCGCATCCAGGCCATGGTCTCGCTCGCGAACGTCGGCGAGGACTCGCTCGCGGAGTGGAAGGAACTCGTCGACCTCGGCGACCACGTCTTCGTCTCGGGCGAGGTCATCACGAGCCGCCGCGGCGAGCTCTCGATCATGGTCGCCACGTGGGCGATCGCATCGAAGGCGATCCTGCCGCTGCCGAACCTGCACAACGAGCTCTCGGAAGAGACGCGCGTGCGCAGCCGCTACCTCGACCTCATCGCGCGCGAGCAGTCGCGTCGCACGGTGCTCGACCGCGCGAAGGTCAACCAGAGCCTGCGTCGCACGTTCGACGCGCTCGACTTCGTCGAGGTCGAGACGCCCATGCTGCAGGTCATGCACGGCGGCGCATCGGCTCGCCCGTTCGTGACGCACTCGAACGCGTTCGATACCGACCTGTACCTCCGCATCGCCCCCGAGCTGTACCTCAAGCGCGCCGTCGTCGGCGGCATCGACCGGGTCTTCGAGATCAACCGTAACTTCCGCAACGAGGGCGCCGACTCGACGCACTCGCCCGAGTTCGCGATGCTCGAGGCGTACCAGGCCTACGGCGACTACAACGCCATCGCCGACCTCACGCAGAAGCTCATCCAGGACGCCGCGCTTGCGACATCCGGCAGCCACGTCGTCACGTGGGCCGACGGCACCGAGTTCGACCTCGGCGGCGACTGGGCGCGCATCTCGATGTACGACTCGCTCTCGGAGGCGATCGGCGAGACCGTCACGCCCGAGACGTCGATCGAACGACTGCAGCAGCTCGCCGAGGATGCCGGCGTCGAGGTCGACCACCCGCTGCCCGGCAAGTACGTCGAAGAGCTGTGGGAGCACCACGTCAAGTCGGGTCTCGAGCGCCCGACGTTCGTGATGGACTTCCCCCTCGACACGAGCCCCCTCGTGCGTCAGCACCGCGCGATCCCCGGGGTCGTCGAGAAGTGGGACCTCTACGTGCGCGGCTTCGAGCTCGCGACCGGCTACTCCGAGCTCATCGACCCCGTCGTGCAGCGCGAGCGTTTCGTCGAGCAGGCGAAGCTCGCGGCCAAGGGCGACCCCGAGGCCATGCGCCTCGACGAGGAGTTCCTGCGCGCGCTCGAGTTCGGCATGCCCCCGACGGGCGGCATGGGCATGGGCATCGACCGCCTGCTCATGGCGCTCACGGGCCTCGGCATCCGCGAGACGATCCTCTTCCCGCTCGTCAAGTAAGAGCTCCTTCCACCCAGTGAACGGATGACGCGATGAACGACTACCTCCCGAAGAGCGAGCTCGAGCCCGAGAAGGACCCGAAGCGAACGTCGAACGCGCGCCTCACCATCTGGATCGTCGTCACCGCCGTAGCCCTGTACCTGATCGGTTCGGGCGTCTGGGGCATCATCAACAACTGAGCGGCCCCCGCCCGCGTCATCCGCCGCCGGCTCTGTCCGACTCTGCCCTGCCCCCTGCCCCCTGCCCCCTGCCCCATTCCGGTCGGTGAGGGGGCAGTAGATCGCCTTATCGCGCGCGCAGAGCCCTCATTACTGGCCCCTCACGCGCCCACGGGGTGTGGGACGGGGTGCGGCGGGCCGGCGGCGGGGCGCAGGCACGGGATGCCAGGTGTCCATGATTCTGTGAACATATTGTTTTGTGTGGGAATGTGTGGTTTTATTCTCGAGTCGACGGTGACCGGCTGTCGATCGAGAAGGAGACAGCATGTACGCGACGGAGCGACACGAGCACATCGTCTCGGCGATCGCCCGCGACGGTAGAGTCTCGGTCGCGGGCCTCTCGCGCGAGTTCGACGTCACGAGCGAGACCATCCGCCGCGACCTCGACGCCCTTGAGCAGCAGAGACGCCTGCGGCGCGTGCACGGGGGAGCGGTCGGCGCCGCGAGCACGACCCTCGCCGAGACATCCCTCGCCGATCGTCTTCCGCAGCGGAGCGCCGAGAAGGACGCCATCGCTCGAGCCGCCCTTCGACTCGTGCCCGACTCCTTCGAGGGCTCGCTCCTCATCGACGCGGGCTCCACGACCAGCCGCCTCGCCGAACTGCTGACCGCCTGGTCGCCGAGCACTCCCGGCGCGACGCTCGATGTGTCGACGAACTCGTTGCCGACGGCATCCGCTCTGCACGGAGCAGCGCATGTGCGCCTTCGTCTCCTCGGCGGATCGGTGCGCGGCATCACGGGCGCTGCGGTCGGTGCCGCGACCGTCGCGCAGATCTCGTCGCTCCGGCCCGACATCGCCTTCCTCGGCACGAACGGCGTGAGCGCGGGCTTCGGGCTCAGCACTCCTGACGAGGCCGAAGCCGCCGCGAAGACCGCGATGGCGCACGCCGCCCGTCGCGTCGTCGTGCTCGCCGACTCGTCGAAGCTCGAGTCGGAGGCTCTCGTGCGGTTCGCCCGCCTCGACGAGATCGACACCCTCGTGACCGATGCCGCTCCGCCCGCCGCGCTCGCCGCAGCGCTCGACGCGGCCGACGTCGAGGTCGTGATCGCATGATCGTCACTGTCACGATGAACCCGTCGACCGACCGCACGGTGCTCCTCGAGAACCGCCTCGAACGCGGAGACGTGCAGCGCGCCGTCTCGACGCGGGAGGACCCGGGCGGCAAGGGCGTGAACGTCGCCCGCGCGCTCCTCGCCTCCGGCGTCGACGCGACCGCGATCCTGCCCGGTGCGACCGACGACCCCTTCCTCGGGCTGCTCGCGGCCGCGCATGTGCCGACGCTCACCGTCGCGATCGACGGGCGCATCCGCTCGAACCTCACGATCACCGAGCCGGGCGGCACGACGACGAAGATCAACGAGCCCGGCCCGACGCTCGACGAGCGCGCGCAGGCGCAACTCGTCGAGCTCATCGTGGCGACGAGCGACGGAGCCGACTGGCTCGTGCTCGCGGGCTCGCTGCCGCCGGGCGTCGCCGACGACTTCTACGCCCGCATCGTGCGTGCCGTGCGCGAGGGTGCGACGAGCGCGCCCCGCATCGCCGTCGACACGTCGGGCCCCGCGCTCATCGCCGTCGTCGAAGCGGGCCTCGCGCTCGACCTCATCAAGCCGAACGCCGCCGAACTCGCCGAACTCCTCGGCAGCTCGAGCGAAGCCGAGCTCGAGGCGGGCCCGGGTGCCGCGATCGCCCTCGCGCAGTCCATCCCGGCCGACCGGGTGCGTGCGAGCCTCGTGACCCTCGGGTCGGTCGGCGCCGCTCTCGTCACCAGCGAGGGCACATGGTTCGCCGGTGCCCCCCGCGTCGAGGCTCGTTCCACCGTCGGAGCCGGCGACTCGTCGCTCGCCGGATTCCTCGTCGCGTCCACCGAGGGAGCAGCGCCTGCCGCCGCTCTCGCGCGCGCCGTCGCCTCGGGCGCGGCCGCCGTCTCGCTGCCCGGCAGCATCGTCCCCACTCGCGAACAGGTCGACCCGTCCGTGGTCGACGTCACCCCCGTCGGCGACGCCGCCGACCTCCCGAAGGAGCTCTCATGACCGACATCTCAGAGCCGGGCCTCGTCGTCCTCGACGGCGCGTTCGGCGACAAGGCGAGCGTCATCCGCGCACTCGCCGAACGGTTCGTCGCCGCCGGCCGCGCGACCGACGTCGAGCAGCTGTTCGCCGACGCGTGGAAGCGCGAGGAGCAGTCCGAGACCGGTCTCCCCGGCGGACTCGCCATCCCGCACTGCAAGTCGGCCGCCGTCATCCGCCCGAGCCTCGCCGTCGCGCGTCTCGCGCCGGGCGTCGACTTCGGCGAGGGCGACGCCGACCTCGTCTTCATGATCGCCGCGCCCGACGGTGCCGCCGAGGCGCACCTCGTGCTCCTCGCGACGCTCGCGCGCTCGCTCATGGACGACGACTTCACGGGTGCGATCCGCGCCGCATCGACGCCCGAGGAGGTCGTCGCGATCCTCGATCACGCCCTCGAAGAGAGCGACGAGCCCGAGCCCGAGGTCGTTCCGCCGACGGATGCCGCGTCGCCCGCGTCATCCGCCCGCCCCGTCATCGTCGCCGTCACCGCGTGCCCGACGGGTATCGCGCACACGTACATGGCGGCCGACGCGCTCACCGCCGCGGCGAAGCGCGCCGACGTCGAGTTCCACGTCGAGACGCAGGGTTCGGCCGGAGCGACACCGCTCGACCCGGCGATCATCGCCCGCGCCGAGGCCGTGATCTTCGCGGTCGACGTCGACGTGCGCGACAAGGCACGGTTCGCGGGCAAGCCCGTCATCCAGGTGCCCGTGAAGCGCGGCATCGACGAGTCCGACAAGCTCGTCGCCGACGCCGTCGCGGCGTCGCACGACCCGAAGGCACCGCGCGTCGCCGCGGGCGCCGAGAGCGCGTCGTCGGCAGCGGCCGCGACCGACGAATCGGTCGGGGCGAAGCTCAAGCGCTGGCTCCTCACGGGTGTCAGCTACATGATCCCGTTCGTCGCCGGTGGCGGTCTGCTCATCGCGATCGGCTTCCTGCTCGGCGGCTACGACATCACCGACAACGCGACCGAGGTCGTGCTCGGCTCAACGCTCTGGAACCTCCCGGCTGGCGGCCTCGGCGAGTACCTCGGCGCCGTCGCCTTCACGATCGGTGCCGCGTCGATGGGCTTCCTCGTGCCGGCCCTCGCGGGCTTCATCGCCTACGCGATCGCCGACCGACCGGGCATCGCGCCGGGCTTCACCGTCGGTGCCATCGCGCTGCTCATGAACGCGGGCTTCCTCGGCGGTCTCGTCGGTGGTCTCCTCGCGGGTGCCGTCGCGTACTGGATCGGTCGCATCAACGCGCCGCGCTGGCTGCGCGGTCTCATGCCCGTCGTGATCATCCCGCTCGGTGCCGGCATCGTGGCCTCCGGTCTCATGCTCATCGTGCTCGGCGGCCCCATCGCGTGGCTCATGACGACCCTCAACGACTGGCTCTCGTCGCTCACGGGCACCGGTGCCGTCGTGCTCGGCCTCATCCTCGGCTTCATGATGGCGTTCGACCTCGGCGGTCCGGTCAACAAGGTGGCGTACTCGTTCGCCGTCGCGGGACTCGGCGCGGGTTCGGTCGACAACCAGTTCCCGTGGATGATCATGGGCGCCGTCATGGCCGCCGGAATGGTGCCGCCGCTCGCGAT harbors:
- a CDS encoding PH domain-containing protein, translating into MPERFEIDAPEWKRVSPKYIFVEVVGSIIFTILLIAGLVIAALLWQWVWAPWAAGAVAVIAIVTIALEPRRVRSIGYVLRDDDLLFRRGIMFQRFVAVPYGRMQLVDITRGPLARMLGLADLKFVTAAATTGVTLPGLPLADAEGLRDRLVELAESRRAGL
- the folB gene encoding dihydroneopterin aldolase; its protein translation is MTTAPDSIILTGLRVRANHGVFDFERADGQDFLIDVVARLDLAGAAGTDDLGDTVHYGELAIAVHDAVERDPVDLIETVAERVAATVLAFRAVDEVEVTVHKPQAPIPVPFTDVAVRIVRGRG
- the folP gene encoding dihydropteroate synthase, with amino-acid sequence MGVLNVTPDSFSDGGRWLEHTAAIEHGLALVADGADIVDVGGESTRPGAERVSTDEELRRVVPVIRELSAAGIRVSIDTMHAATAAAAVDAGAEIVNDVSAGLADAEMAPIVAATGALYVAMHWRGHSDRMDDLAHYDDVVAEVRDELAVRVGALTDAGVDAARIVLDPGLGFSKRAEHNWALLGGLDRLIDLGFPVLVGASRKRFLGAVVAPDADVEARDLPTAVVSALSALSGAWAVRVHDVRSTRTALDVARAWQSGGRDDRA
- the ftsH gene encoding ATP-dependent zinc metalloprotease FtsH, whose translation is MNMKKILRGPLIYILLAVAAVWIGTSLITASGFREVSTQQGLEFISNGDVKSAKIVDGEQRVDLTLTKEDKEFGTQVQFYYVTPRGLDVITAIDDASPAIEYTDEVPQGNWWLSMLGILLPLVLIGLFFWIMLSSMQGGGNRVMQFGKSKAKLVSKESPQVTFADVAGADEAIEELHEIKEFLKEPAKFQAVGARIPKGVLLYGPPGTGKTLLARAVAGEAGVPFYSISGSDFVEMFVGVGASRVRDLFEQAKQNSPAIIFVDEIDAVGRHRGAGMGGGHDEREQTLNQLLVEMDGFDPKTNVIMIAATNRPDILDPALLRPGRFDRQIGVDAPDLKGRQKILQVHGKGKPLAAGVDLEVVARKTPGFTGADLANVLNEAALLTARSNAQLIDNRALDEAIDRVMAGPQRRTRVMRDREKLITAYHEGGHALAAASMNYTDPVTKITILPRGRALGYTMVMPLEDKYSVTRNELLDQLTYAMGGRVAEEIIFHDPSTGASNDIEKATSIARRMVTEYGMSANVGAVKLGQAQGEVFLGRDMGHQRDYSERIAERVDAEVRALIEKAHDEAWEVLNNNRDILDKLAAALLEQETLDHNQIAEIFTDVKKLPERPVWLSSDNRPVSDLPPIDFPHEKMPIDEGAVDGGVDSEPLPETEQSTPTWGTSRPATA
- a CDS encoding DUF3180 domain-containing protein — encoded protein: MSRTRATSLIAIGVVGLVASFLIELALVSVGRSTIVPPISLPITLIGVAVVVVAVAWPVRKAVKGRGRVDPFRAIRIAALAKACSLSGAIVVGFGAGVAAFLLTRSVIGGAEPILLSIATFIGAGILLAGGLIAERFCTLPPDDDAPNPEEARA
- the folE gene encoding GTP cyclohydrolase I — translated: MPPVDRARVEAAVHELLLAIGEDPTRPGIERTPQRVAESYVEFFHGVSEDPLVHLADCVPLGAADDGGETTSDAVIVRDLAFRSMCEHHLLPFTGVAHVAYLPHERVIGLGRIPLVIDTLAARPQLQERLAEEIADALDAGLEPRGVLVVLDAAQQCVSTRGPRQVASSTVTIASRGELTEPAARSEIMALIGARRD
- the folK gene encoding 2-amino-4-hydroxy-6-hydroxymethyldihydropteridine diphosphokinase gives rise to the protein MALFRSSREAGEHVIVALGSNQGDREGTLGRAIADIDALRELRVRAISPYYETPAIKIDGVDREAPRYLNAVIAAQTTLSPHALLDALNTIERGHGRVRDEVWGDRTLDLDIIVYGSLEMRDETLTIPHPRAWERAFVLQPWLDIEPGAVLPGYGPISAVRALATDEVRLYVDDESDGDEP